GCATTGGCGAGCGTCAAGGAAAAAGGTTACAACATCGCTGATATCTACAGGGCAGGTGATCCCATTCTGGGCCATGAAGCAGCCAATGTTTACGCGGTACAACCATCTCGGCTTGTGATTAATAATAATGGCGTCAAGGAATGTCTGGAAATTAAAAGCCAAAAGGGGCGTTCCTTTTCAAGTAGCCCAACGCGAACGACCACTGAACCAGTTAAGTCCGACCCACCTCCCTCCGATGACTTAGCCACGGTCCAACTCGAAAGCTCATTTGTTGAAGAATCCTTGGGGCCCGGGTTTGCCAAGATTTTAGAGTCGGGTCGCTTAGTTCCTTATAATCGAGATGGAAGTATGATCGGCTTTAAGTTGATAGGGGTAAAAGCAAAGTCCTTGTGGAAAAAGGCGGGTTTGAATAGTGGTGATGTCATCACTTCAGTGAACGGGGTTAGTATGGCGCAGCCTGATAAGGGCTTTGAGTTTTATACAGCCCTGCAAAACGAGCGAGAGATTCGGGTTGAATATTTGAAGAAGGGTAAGTCTCCTTCAAATATTAGCATTGAAATAAAGTAGGGTTGACGATAGGTTTCGATCCGGCAAGGAAGATTATGAGAAGGGCAAAGACATTGAGGGGATTCGGGGAAGTGAGCGTTATAAAAATCGCTGTTTTGATTTTTACGTTGAGTCTTGGCTTTCAGGTTTTCGCTCAAGGACAAGATAGACCGGGAGCCGATGGCGTGCCCGAAGGGCAGGAACTGGTGAGCATCGACTTTCCAGAGCCAACGGACATTAAGGATATTATCCGGGCTGTGGCCCTGTGGACAGGAAAGAATGTCATACTTGGCAAGGGTGTCAATGGCAAGGTTCAGATGATTTCGCCGCGGAAGGTGACCAAAGAGGAAGCCTATCAAGCATTTCTTTCCGCATTGAACGTCCTTGGCTTGACCACAGTAGAAACTGGCAAGGTCATCAAAATTTTGCCAACTCGCAATGCCCTCAAGGGTAACCTTAGAATCTATCAAGGTACGTCGTGGGCACCTCGCACCGATAAGCTCATCACGCAGATTGTGCCCTTGAAATACATTGATGCCAAGCAGATACAAACGACCCTATCGCGCATCGTTTCGACCAACTCGATGATCGCTTACCAGCCGACCAATACCCTGATCATTAGTGACACTGGCTACAAAGTGCGACGGATTTTGCAAATTGTAGAGCTTCTCGATGTTGCTGGTCAGCAGCCTAAGGTCGCTCTTGTACCTATTCGCTATGGTGATGCTAAGAGCATTTCATCGAAGGTATCAGAGATTTTGAAAGCGTCAGCGGGTTCGGGTAGTAAGAAGGGTAAGGCTCAATTCCGTACCTATAAAATCACTGTTGATGAACGCTCGAACTCAGTGGTTATATTTGGGCCGCCTAGAACCATCCAAGACGTGAAAGATTTGGTTCGAAAATTTGACTTCCCCATCGATGATCCTTCGAACCAAGCGGCCATACGCGTAAGATTCCTAGATTATGCGGACGCAAAGAAGTTGGCGACAACCTTGTCATCCTTAGCTCAAGGAGCTAATGACCGTAGCCGCAGTCGAACCATTGGCCGCGTGCGTCGAACCACGAGAAGCACCAATACCAAAAACGAAGATAACTCCTCGGCCCCTGTCGCGGATCTTGGCGATAACGTGAAGATTACCGCAGACGAAAGCTCGAACTCTCTATTGATTACTGGTAGCCGTGCGGCATACGAGACTATCAACTCTATCGTTCGTAAACTGGATCGTCGTCGAGCCCAGGTTTACGTGGAAGCTGATATTCTAGATGTCAATCTCTCAAACAATCTAAACTTTGGTACCTCGATCTTATTCGGTAAAGCGAGCGATGGCACGGTGCAATCCTACGGTTGGCAAGGTAAGAATATGGCCCCCATCATCGCAGCAGGGGATGGCGAAAATACCTCCTTAGATATCGCAGCGAAGCAGGGGATTGCTGAAGCCTTGGGTCGAGACTTCACCATTGGAGTCTTAGCGGCGCAAACGGTGGAAATTCCAGGGATTGGTGACGTTCGACCTGGTGGCCTAATCTCGATGCTAAAGGCAGATGGTAACACGAGAGTTCTCGCGTCACCTCACCTCCTAACCTCAAATAATGAGACAGCTAAAATCGTTGTCGGTAGTAAAATCTTTTATAAGACAGCAAAAACCAGCGCGACCATAGGTGCAGGAGCGATTGAAGATGTTAAGGATGTAGATGCTGATCTTAGCCTTGAAATGAAGCCCAACGTCGCCCACTCCGGCAACTATGTGACCTTGAAACTTGATCTGGAGGCCAACGAGGGCAGCATCGATGCCAATACCAATTTGCCAAATATCAGCAAAAGGCAAACATCGCAGCTGGTCACAGTTAAAAATGGCCAGACGGCCGTTATTTCTGGTCTCGTTAAGCGAAGGGAAGAGGAAAGCTTCCAGAAGATTCCTCTGCTTGGAGATATTCCCATCCTAGGCTGGTTATTTAGAAATTCTACAATCAGCAAAGCGACTACGAGCTTGATGATCTTTTTGACTCCTCATGTGGTTTTCGGTGCGAACGACCTCGCAGCAATCTACGAGAAGAAAGTCGAGCAACGGGATGAGCTCCTCCGCTCAGCATTTGGCTTTGATGAGGACGATGCCTTCTATCGGGCTCTGCCCACGAAAAAAGATGGCGTTTACCAGGCGGATGCCCAGGATGCGATGGAAGAAGAGCAGAGACGCCAGTTTTTAAAAGACCTTCAAGAAGAAATGGGTGTTGGCGAAGGTGGTGACGAGCGGCAGGACGATGCTCCTACCAGAGAAGAGCTAGAGACACCAACTCCTGTGCCTGTGCCTCTTGATAGCGATGGCGGCGATGGTGGTGAGGCTCGCTTATCGCCGGCTGAGATCGATCCTCCAGAGCCGGTTGATCCTCCTGAAGACCCAATAATTCCAGACGATCAAGATTAACGAGAGGGACTCATGTCCGACGATCATAACGAAGAAAACGAAAAGTCAGAGGGTCTTTCGGTGCCGAAGTGGACAAGTCTACCAACAGTAGACTTTCGTAGTCTTCAGCATAAGACGCTTGGCCAGATTCTCATCGAAACCGATCGGATCAATGAAAAGCAGTTGGTCGAAGCGCTAAATCACCAGCAAGAAGAGAATAACTACCGGAAGCTCGGGGAAGTGCTTGTAGAGAAGGAGTATGTGAGCGAAGAGGAGATGCTTAAGGCATTGGCGCTACAGCTTGACCTCCCATATTACGACCGACTTCCGATCAATGATATCGACCCTGCACTCGTTGATAGTATTCCAATTCAGTTTTGCCGGGATAATAAGATTCTGCCCATTGCTCGTGACGACTTCAATGTCACGGTTGTGGTGTCAGACCCACTGAATATTTATCCCCTGGATGATCTACGCCTGATCCTATCAACCAATATTAATATGATCGTTAGCCCTCCGGGTGTTATCGAGAATAGTATCAACCGTGTTTTTGAGCGAGCGAACGATGCCTCGCAAAAAGTGTTGGACGAACTAAATGTCGGAGAGATGGGGGCGGACGAGGATCTTGAAGAAACCCGTGACTTGCTTGAATCTACCGATGATGAAAAGCCGATCATCCGCTTGGTGAATAGTATCCTTGCCCGAGCTGTGAAAGAACGAGCTTCAGATATTCACATTGAGCCGTTGGAAAATGAAGTTTTGGTTCGTTTTAGAATTGACGGCATGTTGCAGGATAAAACGTCCATTCCAAAGCGTCATGCGGGCTCCTTGGCTTCCCGTATTAAGATCATTGGTAAGCTTAATATTGCTGAGAAACGGGTTCCTCAGGATGGCCGGATTCCTATTAAAGTCGCTGGTAAGGATATCGACGTTCGTCTTTCAGTACTGCCGGTATCATTCGGCGAGCGGGTCGTGATGCGTCTTCTCGATAAGTCTGCTGGTGGTAAGCGACTCGATCAGATGGGCCTCGAAAACCAGATGTACAATCAGTTGTGTGACTTGGTTGAACAGAAACACGGTATCGTTCTTGTTACAGGGCCTACTGGTTCTGGTAAGAGTACCTTGCTCTATGCATCGCTAATGCACATCAACACCACAGACATCAACATTCTTACAATCGAAGACCCGGTGGAATACCAGGTTTCTGGAATTGGTCAGATCGAGGTAAAAGAAAAGATCGGGATGACCTTTGCTAGCGGTCTGCGGTCTATCCTTCGACAAGACCCCGATGTGATCATGATTGGTGAGATTCGAGACAGTGAAACGGCGAAGATCGCGGTACAAGCCTCGATCACTGGTCACTTAGTTTTGTCTACCGTCCATACCAATGATACGGCTTCCACAGTAACAAGATTCTTGGACTTCGGTGTTCAACCCTTCCAGCTGTCTTCGGCGGTGCTTGGGATCGTCGCGACCAGGCTTCTTAGAAAACTATGTGCTCATTGCCACGAAGCATACACCCCCAGTGATGAAGAACTTCATATCCTTGGGGTCACCCGTGAAAGTATTGAAGGTAAAACCATCTACCGAGCCGGACCTGGTTGCGAAAAGTGCTTCGGCATTGGTTATTTTGGCCGAGTAGGTGTTTACGAGCTGCTACAGTTCGATGATGAAATTCGAAATTTGATCCTTAAGACACAAGATTCCAAGTCAATTAAGAAGCTTGCTGTAGAAAAGGGGATGGTAACTCTCCGTGATTCCGCTTTGCAAAAGGTGGTTAATGGAGAAACCTCGTTGGAAGAAGCGATTCGGAAAACTCAAGTGGACGATATTGAGATGGATGTCGGCGCAGAAAAGGGGTCCTAACTCATGCCAATTTACTCTTACAAAGGATACGATGCGGGCACCGGTGCCAATCGCAAGGGTAAAGTGGATGCTGAGTCGGAAAGGGCCGCGAGGCAACATCTGCGACAGAAGCAGAAGATCATTGTCGCTGATATAAAAGAAGAAGGCCCTGCAAGCAGCTCTACCAAAAGCTCAGGCGGGAGCGCAAGCTTCAGTCTTTTTACTCCTCGGGTTAGTCTTGCAGAACTTTCAGTTATGGTCCGGCAGTTTGCGACGCTCCAAGGTGCTCATGTGCCTCTCGATGAGAGCTTAAAGGCCCTTGTATCTCAGATGGAAAATCCCACTCTTCGGAGTACTCTTGCGGCGGTGAAGGACAGTGTGTCCGAAGGTAAGTCCCTAGCCGACTCCTCGGCAGCCTACCCAGGAATCTTCAACAACCTATATGTAAACATGGTTAGAGCCGGTGAAACATCCGGAACCTTATCTACTGTGCTTTTGCGTTTGGCTGACTTTTTAGAATACCAAGTCACGATCCGGGGTAAAATCATGCAGGCCATGATGTATCCTACAATTATGATCATTGCCTCACTTGCGATTGTTGGCTTCTTGGTAGTGTTTATTGTTCCCAAGCTTGCCAAGGTCTTTAGCAATATGAAGGTTGCAGTGCCGTGGTATACCCAAGCTCTGATGGATTTCTCAGAGTTCATGCAGCTCTACTGGTATACCATCCCAGCTATGGCACTGGTGATATTCTTCACGTTTCGTGGCTGGAAAAGCAGTGAGAAGGGTGCGCGACAGTGGGACGTGGTTCAGATCAAAGCCCCGGTGGTGGGCTCTGTGATCCTGATGGTCGCCGTGTCTCGCTTTACGAAAACATTATCGACCCTTCTGTCGTCAGGGGTTCCCATTATTCAAGCTTTGGATATCACCAAAAATGTCGTAAACAATAAGGTGCTATCTGAAGTGATTGAGCAGGCCAAGATTGAAGTTCAAGAAGGCAACAGCCTGGCAAGCTGTATCAACCGCAGTGGGGTTTTCCCAGGTCTAGTGACCCATATGATCGCAACCGGCGAGAAAACTGGCGAGCTAGAACAGATGTTGGCCCACGTAGCGAAGGCTTACGATGCGGAAGTTGAGCAGAAGATTGCCAAGATGATTACCTTGATCGAACCGATTATGATGTTATTTTTGCTGGTAATCGCAGTGGTTGTAATTGGGGCCATGGTTATGCCAATGATGGATGTGATGAAGCAAGTGCGATAGAATATTCTTATGACTAGTGACGAGGTGCATGATGACGTTCAAGACGATTAAAAATTTGATGTTGAGACCCTTTGGTGATGAGGAGAGACGCTCAGAAATAGGTATGAGTATCATTGAAATCCTCATCGTGATTGCCCTTATGGGTACTGTTATGGCGATCTTGGTGACCAACCTTACAGGACAGCAGGAAGAGGCACTTAAAGATGCCGCGCGTCTTGGAATGGGACAGATAGAAACCAATCTGCAGCTCTACAAGGTTCATAATTTCCGCTATCCGACAACCGAGCAAGGCTTGCGGGCGCTGGTGGAAAAGCCTTCCAATGCTAAGCGTTGGCGGGGGCCCTATATGGACGCCAATAAGATGAACGACCCCTGGGATAACGAGTATCAGTATGAGTCTGATGGCCGCTCGTTTAAGATTATCTCACCTGGGATCGATGGCGTTGTCGGCAGTGAAGATGACATTGTTTATCCTGAAGAGGCAGGCGGTGATACGGGTGAGGGTTAATCCCTCCTCTCGCAGGCTCGCCCCCTTGTTCTCCCTTCCCCTCGACCTTAATGGGATCTCATGTTCCCTTTGTCAAACTCAGTCAGAGAAAGGTCTTAAGGAGGATTCATTGCGACAGCAGCCTTTAGATCGGCGCACTCTTAGGGGGAGTGCCGGTTTCAGTTTGATCGAAGTGATACTCGTGATTGCTGTTGTAGGCTCGGTATTTGTTATGGTCCTACCGAACCTTGGTGTGATCGGTACCACGGAAGCTGCAGGTAAGTTAAGTACCCTGTCTGGAGACATTCGTTCGGCGTTTGATTTGGCCGTGCTCAATCGTAAGCCCTATCGTATGGTATTTGAGTTTAACTCAGGCGATTATTACTTAGAAACAACCGATCGAACTGACTTTAAAATCATGCCGGAATCTCTTGAACGCGAGCTTACCGAGGACGACCTTCGGCAGCGAGAAGAAGAGTTCAATGAGCTTTACGAGGAGTATAAGGAGCTGGCTGGCAAGGAAGTGGAAGATGAAGAAGGCGAAACGATGATTCCTCCCACATCGCCAGTTCTGAAGGCCTTCGATCAGCTTAAGCCCCCCAAGTGGACGAGAGTGAACGATATCGAGTGGATCGGTCGGTCCCTGGGCCCATATTACGCGATCCAAGATATGCAGACTGAGCACCACGCTCGCTTAATACGCTTGCAGGAGTACGAAGACCAAGCTGTGGCTTATCTTTACTTTTTCCCCCATGGTTATGTGGAGCGTGCCGTCATTCATATTGGTGCCAAACTGGATGACTATGAAATTGATCCAGAGGAAATTCCCTATACTGTGACAACTCGTCCGTACGAGGGCTTGGCCGATGTTCAGTCAGGCTATATTGAAGTCAACATTTTTGAAGATCGGGAACGTCGCTAAGATGCTTTGGAAGCGAAAATATCGAGACATGTTTCAAAGACGATCGTTCTTTCCCAGCGATAAAAAAATTCCGGGCAAAGACACCGAGCGAAGCTTTACTATCATCGAGACTCTCGCTGCTCTTGCCATTTTGCTACCTGTGGTCATTGAAACGGTTTCGACCCAAGGCAGTATCATCAATAACAATCTATACATGCGGAGAATGACTGAAGCGACCTGGTTGGCGAAGCGCATCATGTCGCAGGTCGAGTATAACTATCAGGTCTATGAGTTTAAGGATATTGACGGTGACTACGAGGGTGAGTTTAAGCTCGACCCAGAGGAGTCTGAATTCGACTATACCTTTAAGGTTAGTATCCAAGAGTGGAAGCTGCCGCTCTTCGACCTTCTTTTGCAAGGCGGGCCGAAAAACCCCGAGGAAGAGACGGACGTGACAGCCCCAAGTGAACCTTCGGGGGGAGCCCTCGCAGGGATTCCTGGCATTCAGCAGGTGATCGATTCTCTTTTCGATGGTCATATCTTGAAAATTGCCAATGTTGAGGTGTTTTGGCCTGAGGGAGCGCGGCGCGATAGCATCAATCTCACCATGTTGCTTACGAACCAGAAAGCGTTGGATGCTTATGTTGTGAGTAAGAAGAAGGTGATGAAGCAGATGCTAGATGATGTTGAAAACTCCATCGATCCGCCACCTAAAAATAACAACAATAATAATAGCAATAACAATAATTCGAATAATAACTCTGGTAACAATAATTCAGGCTCTCAAGGTTCTACCAATTCGGAATAGCTAAGAGCTGCAGCTGAGACGAACGTGATAAACATTGAACTAAAAAGGATACGCTATCGATCTGAGGAAGGTATGACCTTCCTAGAGGTGATCTTTGCCATAATGATTCTTCTCGTCTTATCCATTACGGCAGCCACCTTGATGCGTACAGGAGTTGATCTTCAACTGTCCTTATCTGAGCAGGCACGGGTATCTCATCGGCTGGCGGTAGCTATGAAAAGACTCACCAACGACCTGCAGCATGCCTATATGATAGAGCGTCAGCGACCTGAATACCTCTACACCACAAGAAAGATGAAGACCCACTTTGAAGTGAAGACAAGGGGCAATAATGCAACGGTGATGCTGACCACTATGAACAACAAACCGATGGTGGCAAACTCTCCCGAAGCGGATCAAACCTTCGTGGTCTATAAGATTGAACAGGACACAGACACTGGCATGAGCAACTTATATCGTGGCCAAACAAAGTACATTCCCGAAGACTTTCGCGAGAATGATGTGCCGATGGAAGTTTTAGCGAAGAACGTACGATCGCTCAGAGTTCGTCCCTGGGATGGAACCGATTGGAAAGATGAGTGGAATAGCAGCAAATCTGAGTGGCGCGATCTCTTGCCTTACATGGTGCAGATCGAGATCGAAGCCTACGAAGTCGATCCACTTGAGGGAGAGCGTTTTGAAGAGGCTGATCAGCCTTACTCTACCATGAGGACAGTGGTATATATACCTCGTTCATGGGGCTCAAGTCAGAAGAAGCAACCGTCATCCCAACCCCCAAAGTATCAGTGAAGGTGCGAGGATGAAAAAGCCAAGCCATAAGAAAGTCAAATTTGTTCTCGGGTTTCCAGTGGAAACCGAGGATGGTAGTACCGGTAAGCCGCTCACTAACCGCGGTGTGGCTCTGCTCATAGCGATGTTTGTTACTGCCATGGCCATGCTGTTTTTGGCTGAAATGAAGCTAAGTTCGTCCGTATCCAATCAGCTGTCTTTAGGCCATCATCTAAATGTTAAGGGTGAATACATCGCCAAAAGTGGTGTCAATCTAGCTAAGATGCTGCTTACAGCAGACTTAGCCATCGACCTGAGCCTTCGCGAGGTGCAGGGCAAGAATTTCACCCCAGCAGATGGCCCCGAGGATATGTGGGCCATGCTCAATGGTTTGCCAATTGGCGGTGAAACCTTGGAGATGGTGAGTTCCATGCAAGAGAGCTTCGATCTTTCAGCGATCAACGACAGTGATGTTTTGGATCAGTTGAAATTATTCGATGGTGCCTTTGTACTTGAAGTTCATGACGAGACTTCAAAGATCAATGTCAACACCTGTGGTATCGGTCGTGGAGACAAGTGCATGGATCTTCTGCGAAAGCTGATGAGCTGTCCTGCTGAAAGGGAGTACTTAGAACGAAAGAAAGTAAATCCCCAAGAAATTATTTCTTTGATCCGTGACTGGGTCGACGACAACGATCGTCCCGATGAAAATGCGTTCTACAGT
This sequence is a window from Pseudobacteriovorax antillogorgiicola. Protein-coding genes within it:
- a CDS encoding type II secretion system protein N, giving the protein MVELKEKILVYWKNNEDLGRRLAEVGARSGVVLFLSYMAASTVSSFLIGFISGPAIQPIRSVGLQADRPDVRKTLNYRQVRKDVVKRNIFNSTGELPDESDPSANQERPMAEFNVNDKCNKSSLPLELVGIIYSANPASALASVKEKGYNIADIYRAGDPILGHEAANVYAVQPSRLVINNNGVKECLEIKSQKGRSFSSSPTRTTTEPVKSDPPPSDDLATVQLESSFVEESLGPGFAKILESGRLVPYNRDGSMIGFKLIGVKAKSLWKKAGLNSGDVITSVNGVSMAQPDKGFEFYTALQNEREIRVEYLKKGKSPSNISIEIK
- the gspD gene encoding type II secretion system secretin GspD, encoding MSVIKIAVLIFTLSLGFQVFAQGQDRPGADGVPEGQELVSIDFPEPTDIKDIIRAVALWTGKNVILGKGVNGKVQMISPRKVTKEEAYQAFLSALNVLGLTTVETGKVIKILPTRNALKGNLRIYQGTSWAPRTDKLITQIVPLKYIDAKQIQTTLSRIVSTNSMIAYQPTNTLIISDTGYKVRRILQIVELLDVAGQQPKVALVPIRYGDAKSISSKVSEILKASAGSGSKKGKAQFRTYKITVDERSNSVVIFGPPRTIQDVKDLVRKFDFPIDDPSNQAAIRVRFLDYADAKKLATTLSSLAQGANDRSRSRTIGRVRRTTRSTNTKNEDNSSAPVADLGDNVKITADESSNSLLITGSRAAYETINSIVRKLDRRRAQVYVEADILDVNLSNNLNFGTSILFGKASDGTVQSYGWQGKNMAPIIAAGDGENTSLDIAAKQGIAEALGRDFTIGVLAAQTVEIPGIGDVRPGGLISMLKADGNTRVLASPHLLTSNNETAKIVVGSKIFYKTAKTSATIGAGAIEDVKDVDADLSLEMKPNVAHSGNYVTLKLDLEANEGSIDANTNLPNISKRQTSQLVTVKNGQTAVISGLVKRREEESFQKIPLLGDIPILGWLFRNSTISKATTSLMIFLTPHVVFGANDLAAIYEKKVEQRDELLRSAFGFDEDDAFYRALPTKKDGVYQADAQDAMEEEQRRQFLKDLQEEMGVGEGGDERQDDAPTREELETPTPVPVPLDSDGGDGGEARLSPAEIDPPEPVDPPEDPIIPDDQD
- the gspE gene encoding type II secretion system ATPase GspE, with amino-acid sequence MSDDHNEENEKSEGLSVPKWTSLPTVDFRSLQHKTLGQILIETDRINEKQLVEALNHQQEENNYRKLGEVLVEKEYVSEEEMLKALALQLDLPYYDRLPINDIDPALVDSIPIQFCRDNKILPIARDDFNVTVVVSDPLNIYPLDDLRLILSTNINMIVSPPGVIENSINRVFERANDASQKVLDELNVGEMGADEDLEETRDLLESTDDEKPIIRLVNSILARAVKERASDIHIEPLENEVLVRFRIDGMLQDKTSIPKRHAGSLASRIKIIGKLNIAEKRVPQDGRIPIKVAGKDIDVRLSVLPVSFGERVVMRLLDKSAGGKRLDQMGLENQMYNQLCDLVEQKHGIVLVTGPTGSGKSTLLYASLMHINTTDINILTIEDPVEYQVSGIGQIEVKEKIGMTFASGLRSILRQDPDVIMIGEIRDSETAKIAVQASITGHLVLSTVHTNDTASTVTRFLDFGVQPFQLSSAVLGIVATRLLRKLCAHCHEAYTPSDEELHILGVTRESIEGKTIYRAGPGCEKCFGIGYFGRVGVYELLQFDDEIRNLILKTQDSKSIKKLAVEKGMVTLRDSALQKVVNGETSLEEAIRKTQVDDIEMDVGAEKGS
- a CDS encoding type II secretion system F family protein gives rise to the protein MPIYSYKGYDAGTGANRKGKVDAESERAARQHLRQKQKIIVADIKEEGPASSSTKSSGGSASFSLFTPRVSLAELSVMVRQFATLQGAHVPLDESLKALVSQMENPTLRSTLAAVKDSVSEGKSLADSSAAYPGIFNNLYVNMVRAGETSGTLSTVLLRLADFLEYQVTIRGKIMQAMMYPTIMIIASLAIVGFLVVFIVPKLAKVFSNMKVAVPWYTQALMDFSEFMQLYWYTIPAMALVIFFTFRGWKSSEKGARQWDVVQIKAPVVGSVILMVAVSRFTKTLSTLLSSGVPIIQALDITKNVVNNKVLSEVIEQAKIEVQEGNSLASCINRSGVFPGLVTHMIATGEKTGELEQMLAHVAKAYDAEVEQKIAKMITLIEPIMMLFLLVIAVVVIGAMVMPMMDVMKQVR
- the gspG gene encoding type II secretion system major pseudopilin GspG, with protein sequence MMTFKTIKNLMLRPFGDEERRSEIGMSIIEILIVIALMGTVMAILVTNLTGQQEEALKDAARLGMGQIETNLQLYKVHNFRYPTTEQGLRALVEKPSNAKRWRGPYMDANKMNDPWDNEYQYESDGRSFKIISPGIDGVVGSEDDIVYPEEAGGDTGEG
- a CDS encoding Tfp pilus assembly protein FimT/FimU, whose protein sequence is MRQQPLDRRTLRGSAGFSLIEVILVIAVVGSVFVMVLPNLGVIGTTEAAGKLSTLSGDIRSAFDLAVLNRKPYRMVFEFNSGDYYLETTDRTDFKIMPESLERELTEDDLRQREEEFNELYEEYKELAGKEVEDEEGETMIPPTSPVLKAFDQLKPPKWTRVNDIEWIGRSLGPYYAIQDMQTEHHARLIRLQEYEDQAVAYLYFFPHGYVERAVIHIGAKLDDYEIDPEEIPYTVTTRPYEGLADVQSGYIEVNIFEDRERR
- a CDS encoding type II secretion system protein GspJ, with product MINIELKRIRYRSEEGMTFLEVIFAIMILLVLSITAATLMRTGVDLQLSLSEQARVSHRLAVAMKRLTNDLQHAYMIERQRPEYLYTTRKMKTHFEVKTRGNNATVMLTTMNNKPMVANSPEADQTFVVYKIEQDTDTGMSNLYRGQTKYIPEDFRENDVPMEVLAKNVRSLRVRPWDGTDWKDEWNSSKSEWRDLLPYMVQIEIEAYEVDPLEGERFEEADQPYSTMRTVVYIPRSWGSSQKKQPSSQPPKYQ
- a CDS encoding general secretion pathway protein GspK — its product is MKKPSHKKVKFVLGFPVETEDGSTGKPLTNRGVALLIAMFVTAMAMLFLAEMKLSSSVSNQLSLGHHLNVKGEYIAKSGVNLAKMLLTADLAIDLSLREVQGKNFTPADGPEDMWAMLNGLPIGGETLEMVSSMQESFDLSAINDSDVLDQLKLFDGAFVLEVHDETSKINVNTCGIGRGDKCMDLLRKLMSCPAEREYLERKKVNPQEIISLIRDWVDDNDRPDENAFYSSEDDPYAERGGDQFPKNARFDSLEELKLIPGWDDEMHKIFSPFLTVYPIPTDTIKDKWRINFNTADRAFLGCLLPKANQECAETSARYVNKRDEFGSVSGAQALKSTLNQQFCTSSTDDVKRFGYRSDVYRIKVTGQVEDQARTLEVVMQRGVPDEFDEKKGFRGAYKFLYWKML